One segment of Aquimarina sp. BL5 DNA contains the following:
- the proS gene encoding proline--tRNA ligase, with translation MSKNLTKRSEDYSKWYNELVVKADLAENSAVRGCMVIKPYGYAIWEKMQAELDRKFKETGHQNAYFPLFVPKSLFEAEEKNAEGFAKECAVVTHYRLKTDPEDPSKLVVDPKAKLEEELIVRPTSEAIIWNTYKGWVQSYRDLPILINQWANVVRWEMRTRLFLRTAEFLWQEGHTAHETRQEAIAETEQMNNVYADFVENFMAIPVVKGRKTESERFAGAEDTYCIEALMQDGKALQAGTSHFLGQNFAKAFDVKFTSKEGKLDYVWATSWGVSTRLMGALIMTHSDDNGLVLPPNLAPIQVVIVPIYKGEEQLGQISEVANELVGDLKAKGISVKFDDRDTYRPGAKFAQYELQGVPLRIAIGPKDLEKGTVELARRDTLSKQFVDKEEVVSTIESLLVEIQESLHKKATEYRDSHITEVSSFDEFKDVLERKGGFISAHWDGTAETEQKIKELTKATIRCIPFDAKEENGSCVYSGKPSKVRVLFAKAY, from the coding sequence ATGAGCAAAAATCTAACGAAACGTAGTGAGGATTATTCTAAATGGTATAACGAACTGGTCGTAAAGGCTGATTTAGCTGAGAATTCGGCGGTAAGAGGGTGCATGGTAATCAAGCCCTATGGATATGCGATTTGGGAGAAAATGCAGGCTGAATTAGATCGAAAATTTAAGGAAACAGGTCATCAAAACGCATATTTTCCTCTTTTTGTTCCTAAAAGTCTGTTTGAAGCTGAAGAAAAAAATGCAGAAGGCTTTGCAAAAGAATGTGCAGTAGTTACTCATTATAGATTAAAAACAGATCCCGAGGATCCTTCAAAATTAGTTGTGGATCCAAAAGCTAAGTTGGAGGAAGAGCTAATCGTTCGTCCTACTTCTGAGGCAATTATTTGGAATACTTACAAAGGTTGGGTTCAGTCATATAGAGATTTACCTATTTTGATAAACCAATGGGCGAATGTGGTAAGATGGGAGATGAGAACACGTTTATTTTTAAGAACTGCCGAGTTTTTGTGGCAAGAAGGTCATACAGCTCATGAAACAAGACAGGAAGCGATTGCAGAAACAGAGCAGATGAATAATGTGTATGCTGATTTTGTGGAAAATTTCATGGCTATTCCAGTTGTTAAAGGAAGAAAAACAGAAAGTGAACGTTTTGCGGGAGCGGAAGATACATATTGTATAGAGGCATTGATGCAAGATGGTAAAGCATTACAAGCAGGAACATCGCATTTTTTAGGACAGAATTTTGCGAAAGCATTTGATGTGAAATTCACTTCTAAAGAAGGGAAGCTCGATTATGTTTGGGCTACATCTTGGGGGGTGTCAACTAGGTTGATGGGAGCTCTTATTATGACTCATAGTGATGATAATGGATTAGTTTTACCTCCTAATCTTGCTCCGATACAAGTTGTTATTGTTCCAATATATAAAGGAGAAGAGCAGTTGGGTCAAATTTCGGAAGTGGCTAATGAGTTGGTTGGTGATTTAAAAGCGAAAGGAATCTCTGTAAAATTTGATGATAGAGATACATATAGACCGGGCGCTAAGTTTGCGCAATATGAACTACAAGGGGTTCCGTTGCGAATAGCAATTGGTCCTAAAGATTTAGAAAAAGGAACAGTGGAACTAGCACGTCGTGATACTTTGTCGAAACAATTTGTAGATAAAGAGGAAGTTGTAAGTACTATCGAGTCTTTACTTGTGGAGATACAAGAGAGTTTACATAAGAAAGCTACAGAGTATAGAGATAGTCATATCACGGAGGTTTCTTCTTTTGATGAATTTAAAGATGTTTTAGAGCGTAAAGGAGGGTTTATATCAGCTCATTGGGATGGTACCGCAGAAACTGAGCAAAAGATAAAAGAATTGACTAAAGCAACTATTCGTTGTATTCCTTTTGATGCTAAAGAAGAAAATGGTAGCTGTGTGTATAGTGGTAAACCTTCTAAAGTGAGGGTGTTATTTGCTAAAGCGTATTAA
- a CDS encoding Nif3-like dinuclear metal center hexameric protein: MQIKEVIQHLETLAPTNYAEDFDNVGLLVGDKNTTVTGILVTLDTLEIIIDEAIEKDCNLIVSFHPIVFKGIKKFNGTNYVERVVMKAIKHDIAIFAIHTALDNALHGVNDMICEQLGLLNRQVLIPQSGNIKKLVTFAPNKEADSLRSKLFDAGAGTIGNYDHCSFSSDGIGTFRASENANPSIGEIGKTHYESETQIQITYPKHNESKILKALIDNHSYEEVAYEITTLENRNQHIGMGMIGELPEEMNEIAFLKHIKEVFKTGCVRHSTLLDKPIRKVAVLGGSGSFAIKNAQNAGADVFITADLKYHQFYEAENKLILADIGHYESEQYTKNLIVSYLRKKISNFAIILSDKNTNPIQYI, from the coding sequence ATGCAGATTAAAGAGGTCATACAACACCTTGAAACTTTAGCTCCAACAAACTACGCTGAAGATTTTGACAACGTAGGGTTATTAGTTGGAGACAAAAACACAACCGTTACAGGAATTCTCGTTACATTGGATACTTTAGAAATTATAATAGATGAAGCTATAGAAAAAGATTGTAATCTTATCGTTAGCTTCCACCCTATAGTTTTCAAAGGCATTAAAAAATTTAATGGTACTAATTATGTAGAGCGTGTGGTCATGAAAGCTATCAAACATGATATAGCTATTTTCGCAATCCATACAGCACTTGACAATGCCTTGCACGGAGTAAATGACATGATTTGTGAACAACTAGGATTATTGAATCGACAAGTTTTAATTCCACAAAGTGGAAATATAAAAAAACTAGTCACTTTTGCTCCCAATAAAGAAGCTGATTCGCTACGATCTAAACTATTCGATGCTGGAGCTGGTACTATTGGTAATTATGATCATTGTAGTTTTTCATCAGATGGAATCGGAACTTTTAGAGCTTCCGAAAATGCAAATCCATCTATTGGGGAAATTGGTAAAACGCATTACGAAAGCGAAACTCAAATACAGATCACCTACCCTAAACACAATGAGAGTAAAATTTTAAAAGCGTTAATAGACAATCATTCTTATGAGGAAGTTGCCTATGAAATCACAACTTTAGAAAACAGAAACCAACATATTGGGATGGGAATGATTGGTGAGTTACCCGAAGAAATGAATGAGATTGCATTCCTAAAACATATCAAAGAAGTTTTCAAAACGGGCTGTGTCAGGCATTCTACATTGCTAGATAAACCGATTAGAAAAGTTGCTGTATTAGGTGGTAGTGGTAGTTTTGCAATTAAAAACGCCCAAAACGCTGGAGCAGATGTATTTATAACAGCTGATTTAAAATACCACCAGTTTTACGAAGCAGAAAATAAGCTTATTCTAGCAGATATTGGTCATTATGAAAGTGAGCAGTACACAAAAAACCTAATTGTTAGCTATCTTAGAAAAAAAATTAGTAATTTTGCAATCATTTTATCGGATAAAAACACCAATCCCATTCAATACATATAA
- the rpsT gene encoding 30S ribosomal protein S20 has protein sequence MANHKSALKRIRNSETKRLRNKYQHKTTRNAIKKLREADKKEAETLFPSVVSMIDRLAKRNIIHDNKAANIKSKLAKHVAAL, from the coding sequence ATGGCAAATCATAAGTCAGCATTAAAGAGAATAAGAAATAGTGAGACAAAGCGTCTTAGAAACAAATATCAGCATAAAACTACACGTAATGCTATCAAGAAATTACGTGAAGCTGATAAGAAAGAAGCTGAGACTTTGTTTCCTTCTGTAGTTTCTATGATCGATAGATTGGCAAAGCGTAATATTATCCATGATAATAAAGCCGCTAATATAAAATCTAAGTTAGCTAAGCACGTAGCTGCTCTTTAG
- a CDS encoding zinc ribbon domain-containing protein → MAKKEVTVEQKLRALYDLQLIDSRVDEIRNVRGELPLEVEDLEDEVAGLNKRLEKLNTDLETIDESIKTKKNLIEEAKSLIKKYGEQQKNVRNNREYNSLSKEIEFQELEIELSDKHIKEFKAQIVQKNEIIDQTKERLSERNKHLSHKKGELDAILAETEKEEQALIAKSEDFQKQIEERLVAAYNRIRNNVKNGLAVVPIERGASGGSFFTIPPQVQMEIASRKKIITDEHSGRILVDQALAQEEKEKMETMFSKLS, encoded by the coding sequence ATGGCAAAGAAAGAAGTTACTGTTGAGCAAAAATTAAGAGCATTATACGATTTGCAATTAATTGACTCTAGAGTTGATGAGATTAGAAATGTGCGTGGAGAGCTTCCATTAGAAGTTGAAGATCTCGAAGATGAAGTAGCCGGATTAAACAAAAGATTAGAAAAATTAAACACAGATCTTGAAACTATCGACGAAAGTATCAAGACTAAGAAAAACCTAATCGAAGAAGCTAAATCTTTAATCAAAAAATACGGAGAGCAACAAAAAAATGTACGAAACAATCGTGAATACAACTCTCTTAGCAAAGAAATAGAATTTCAGGAACTAGAAATTGAGTTATCTGATAAGCATATAAAGGAGTTTAAAGCGCAGATCGTTCAGAAAAATGAGATCATCGATCAGACTAAAGAACGTCTTTCTGAAAGAAATAAACACCTTAGCCATAAAAAAGGTGAGCTTGATGCTATCCTTGCAGAAACTGAAAAAGAAGAACAAGCTTTAATAGCTAAGTCTGAAGATTTTCAAAAACAAATAGAAGAAAGACTAGTAGCTGCTTATAACAGAATCAGAAATAATGTGAAGAATGGACTAGCAGTTGTACCAATTGAGCGTGGAGCATCTGGAGGATCTTTTTTTACAATTCCTCCTCAAGTTCAGATGGAGATAGCTTCTCGTAAAAAAATTATTACTGATGAGCATAGCGGTCGTATCTTAGTAGATCAAGCATTAGCGCAAGAAGAAAAAGAAAAAATGGAGACAATGTTTTCTAAACTGTCTTAA
- the lpxK gene encoding tetraacyldisaccharide 4'-kinase: MNLLRKILLPIVPVYYFVTWLRNKMYDLGLKKSVSYDFPVIAVGNLSVGGTGKSPMVEYLIRLLKDKVSLATLSRGYKRETKGFLEVEVNATAKDVGDEPLQFKTKFTNVTVAVDGDRRNGIRSLKTQNPNLEVILLDDAYQHRKVKAGFYILLTPYYDLYCNDIVLPTGNLREPRSGADRADIIVVTKCPNNLGDETMQEIEKKLRVKPSQALLFSTIDYGNNIINASDRRSLDTLKRTSFTLVTGIANPKPLLEYYHSLGLNFNHINYPDHHNFTDTELDELKKYSLIITTEKDYVRLAPNFSEDALWYQPIEMKFIKNQDVFDNYIVSYIKK, encoded by the coding sequence TTGAATTTATTACGAAAAATACTTTTACCGATTGTTCCTGTCTACTATTTCGTTACTTGGTTACGTAATAAAATGTATGATTTAGGGCTAAAAAAATCAGTTTCATATGATTTTCCTGTGATCGCGGTGGGTAATTTAAGTGTTGGTGGAACTGGTAAATCACCCATGGTTGAATATCTAATTCGATTGCTGAAAGATAAAGTGTCGCTTGCAACACTAAGTAGAGGGTATAAAAGAGAAACTAAAGGATTTCTGGAGGTAGAAGTCAATGCTACTGCAAAAGATGTAGGAGATGAGCCATTACAGTTTAAAACTAAATTTACTAATGTCACTGTTGCTGTTGATGGAGATAGGCGCAATGGTATAAGGAGCTTAAAAACCCAGAATCCTAATCTCGAAGTTATTTTGTTAGATGATGCTTATCAACATCGTAAAGTAAAAGCAGGATTTTACATTTTACTTACTCCATATTATGATTTATATTGTAATGATATCGTATTGCCGACAGGAAATTTAAGAGAACCTAGAAGTGGTGCAGATCGTGCGGATATTATTGTGGTTACCAAATGTCCAAACAATTTAGGAGATGAAACCATGCAGGAAATTGAAAAGAAATTAAGAGTAAAACCTTCTCAGGCCTTGTTGTTTTCCACAATTGATTATGGAAATAATATTATTAATGCATCAGACCGACGATCATTAGATACTCTAAAAAGAACCTCGTTTACATTGGTTACGGGAATTGCTAACCCAAAACCTTTATTAGAGTATTATCATTCTTTAGGCCTTAATTTTAATCATATCAATTATCCGGATCATCACAACTTTACAGATACTGAACTGGATGAGTTAAAAAAATACAGCTTGATCATTACAACAGAAAAGGATTATGTGAGATTAGCTCCTAATTTTTCTGAAGATGCATTATGGTATCAGCCGATTGAGATGAAATTTATCAAAAATCAAGATGTTTTTGATAATTATATAGTGAGCTATATAAAAAAATGA
- a CDS encoding glycosyltransferase: MKSILIIGNVWPEPNSSAAGTRMLQLIQLFLSEGWKITFASAAAESNHMYDIQTLGVTKANIEINNTNFDNFVNDLNPNIVVFDRFMTEEQFGWRVSKHLPDTLRILNTEDLHSLRKTRQETFKAGTIFNYSDLKNSDIAKREIASIYRCDLSLIISDFETNLLKEEFNIDKKLIHYLPFLLDPITEEIKQRWPVFSKRNHFTTIGNFRHEPNWNSILYLKETIWPLIRKQLPETELHIYGAYPPPKATQLHNPKQGFHIKGWAKNAQEVIKQARVCLAPLRFGAGIKGKLAEAMLCGTPSITTTIGAEGMLGEDSDWNGFIKDTPEEFANAAIKLYNNQNIWHQAQQNGIEIINTLFQKDRHTNQLIQCISNLQNNLKEHRSKNFIGSMLHHHSMKSTEFMSRWIEEKNKISDQDN, encoded by the coding sequence ATGAAAAGCATTCTCATCATAGGAAACGTCTGGCCGGAACCTAATTCATCTGCAGCAGGAACCCGAATGCTACAACTAATTCAACTGTTTTTATCCGAAGGATGGAAAATCACCTTTGCAAGTGCAGCCGCAGAAAGTAATCACATGTACGATATCCAAACACTTGGTGTTACCAAAGCTAATATCGAAATCAATAATACTAATTTTGATAACTTCGTTAATGATTTAAACCCAAATATCGTAGTGTTTGATAGATTTATGACAGAAGAACAATTTGGTTGGAGAGTTTCAAAACATCTTCCAGATACTCTTAGAATTTTAAATACAGAAGATTTGCACAGTCTTCGCAAAACAAGGCAAGAAACATTTAAAGCAGGAACTATATTTAACTATTCAGATTTAAAGAATAGTGATATCGCAAAAAGAGAAATTGCCAGTATCTATCGCTGCGATCTCTCTTTAATTATTTCTGATTTCGAAACAAACTTACTAAAAGAAGAATTCAACATCGATAAAAAGCTAATACACTACCTCCCTTTTCTTTTGGACCCTATTACAGAAGAAATTAAACAACGATGGCCCGTATTCAGCAAAAGAAATCACTTTACAACTATAGGAAACTTTCGTCATGAACCAAACTGGAACAGTATTCTATATCTTAAAGAAACCATCTGGCCATTGATAAGAAAACAATTACCTGAAACAGAACTACACATATACGGAGCTTACCCTCCTCCAAAAGCTACGCAATTACACAATCCAAAGCAAGGTTTCCATATAAAGGGTTGGGCAAAAAATGCACAAGAAGTTATAAAACAAGCACGTGTATGCCTTGCTCCTTTACGTTTTGGAGCTGGAATCAAAGGTAAATTAGCAGAAGCAATGTTATGCGGAACTCCTAGCATCACTACTACAATTGGAGCAGAAGGCATGCTCGGAGAAGACTCTGACTGGAATGGCTTCATTAAAGACACACCAGAAGAGTTTGCAAACGCTGCGATAAAACTATATAACAATCAAAACATTTGGCACCAAGCGCAACAAAATGGAATAGAAATTATTAATACACTATTTCAAAAGGATAGACACACCAATCAACTCATTCAATGCATTAGTAATTTACAGAATAATCTTAAAGAGCATCGCTCTAAAAACTTCATTGGATCCATGCTACATCACCACAGTATGAAAAGCACAGAATTTATGTCTCGATGGATTGAAGAAAAGAATAAAATCAGTGACCAAGATAATTAA